A genomic segment from Bradyrhizobium sp. ISRA430 encodes:
- a CDS encoding 3'(2'),5'-bisphosphate nucleotidase CysQ has translation MQVKRIIDAEAATGLMEPLTALVVKAGEAILAVNRAAMRIDGKQDGSPVTEADLAADRIIADGLAQLAGEVPTLSEERTQLASPPFRDSFFLIDPLDGTKEFVAGRDEFTVNLALVTRGVPVLGIVSAPALGLLWRGIVGRGAERVTFDGAVIGAAEPIHTRKLPNQGEPWVAAVSRSHGDKKSEAFIDARPNAVRRTVGSAVKFGRIAEGTADIYPRFGPTSEWDVGAGCAVVTAAGGRVTDGKGGELRFGERRDTGFIIPEFIAWGDPQAVRPY, from the coding sequence ATGCAGGTGAAGCGCATCATCGACGCCGAGGCTGCGACCGGCCTGATGGAGCCGCTCACGGCGCTGGTGGTGAAGGCGGGCGAAGCCATCCTCGCGGTCAACCGCGCAGCCATGCGCATCGACGGCAAGCAGGACGGCTCGCCGGTGACCGAGGCAGATCTCGCCGCCGACCGGATCATCGCGGATGGCCTCGCCCAACTCGCCGGCGAGGTGCCGACGCTCTCGGAAGAGCGGACGCAGCTCGCCTCTCCGCCCTTCCGTGACAGCTTCTTCCTGATCGATCCGCTCGACGGAACCAAGGAGTTCGTCGCCGGCCGTGACGAGTTCACCGTCAACCTCGCGCTCGTCACGCGCGGCGTGCCGGTGCTCGGCATCGTCAGCGCGCCTGCGCTCGGGCTGCTCTGGCGCGGCATCGTCGGGCGTGGCGCCGAGCGCGTGACATTTGACGGCGCGGTCATCGGCGCCGCCGAGCCGATCCATACCCGCAAGCTGCCGAACCAGGGCGAGCCCTGGGTCGCGGCGGTGAGCCGCTCGCATGGGGACAAGAAGAGCGAGGCATTCATTGATGCCCGGCCCAATGCCGTGAGACGGACGGTCGGCTCGGCCGTGAAGTTCGGCCGGATCGCGGAAGGCACCGCCGACATCTATCCGCGCTTCGGGCCCACATCGGAATGGGACGTCGGAGCCGGCTGCGCAGTCGTGACTGCGGCCGGCGGCAGGGTCACAGACGGCAAGGGCGGCGAGCTCCGATTCGGCGAGCGTCGCGACACTGGCTTCATCATCCCGGAGTTCATCGCCTGGGGTGATCCGCAGGCGGTACGGCCCTACTGA
- a CDS encoding histidine phosphotransferase family protein, giving the protein MSGTSSPGTATAPDMLELAALLCSRVCHDLISPVGAIVNGLEVLDDDPKPEDRDFALELIRKSAKTASARLQFCRLAFGAAGSSGAQIDLGDAQTMARGHIEDGKCTITWNLPRLLLPKNRVKLLLNMLVIAQHTIPRGGTLTVDPIGEGETMSFRVTSTGHNARLPQNIAELLSGERGPAADAHAIQPYYTRLLAQACGLTVTLAPEGEAIIVTAS; this is encoded by the coding sequence ATGTCTGGCACCTCGTCACCCGGTACCGCTACTGCTCCCGATATGCTCGAACTCGCGGCACTGCTGTGCTCGCGTGTCTGCCACGATCTCATCAGCCCTGTCGGCGCCATCGTCAACGGGCTCGAGGTGCTCGACGATGATCCCAAGCCCGAGGACCGCGACTTCGCGCTCGAACTGATCCGCAAGAGCGCCAAGACGGCGTCCGCCCGCCTGCAGTTCTGCCGCCTCGCCTTCGGTGCCGCCGGCTCGTCGGGCGCACAGATCGATCTGGGCGACGCGCAGACCATGGCGCGCGGCCACATCGAGGACGGCAAGTGCACGATCACCTGGAATCTGCCGCGGCTGCTGTTGCCGAAGAATCGCGTCAAGCTGCTGCTCAATATGCTCGTGATCGCGCAGCACACCATCCCGCGGGGCGGCACGCTGACGGTCGATCCGATCGGTGAGGGCGAGACCATGAGCTTTCGCGTCACGTCGACCGGTCACAATGCGCGACTGCCGCAGAACATCGCCGAGCTTCTCAGCGGCGAGCGTGGCCCGGCCGCGGATGCGCACGCGATCCAGCCCTATTATACGCGGCTGCTGGCGCAGGCCTGCGGTCTGACCGTGACGCTCGCGCCGGAAGGCGAAGCCATCATCGTTACAGCTTCGTAA
- a CDS encoding hybrid sensor histidine kinase/response regulator, producing the protein MDDLLREFLTETSESLDTVDNQLVKFEQEPNNAKILDNIFRLVHTIKGTCGFLGLPRLEALAHAGETLMGKFRDGMPVTGQAVTVILSSIDRIKEILAGLEATEAEPEGNDRDLIEKLEAMVAQGMAAMAAGSAPVTEAPPLAPDAPAAAAPAMTTGALVAQTLERPLRPGEVSLDELERAFRETAIEVPMPVAKADVKADVKADVKADVKAEPAPANATAKEVAKPAAKAAPKRSMADETAAEGDRVANQSIRVNVDTLEHLMTMVSELVLTRNQLLEISRRNEDTEFKVPLQRLSNVTAELQEGVMKTRMQPIGNAWQKLPRIVRDLSSELGKQIELEMHGADTELDRQVLDLIKDPLTHMVRNSADHGLETPAERLAAGKGEQGTIRLSAYHEGGHIIICIADNGRGLNTEKIKAKALASGLVTEAELEKMSEAQIHKFIFAPGFSTAAAITSVSGRGVGMDVVRTNIDQIGGTIDIKSVAGEGSSVTIKIPLTLAIVSALIVEAAGDRFAIPQLSVVELVRARANSEHRIERIKDTAVLRLRNKLLPLIHLKKLLKIDDGAASDPENGFIVVTQVGSQTFGIVVDGVFHTEEIVVKPMSTKLRHIDMFSGNTILGDGAVIMIIDPNGIAKALGAAGASAHDMADDAAAHHIGTGEQTTSLLVFRAGTSQPKAVPLGLVTRLEELPADKIEFSNGRYMVQYREQLMPLVAMEGVSIASQGAQPILVFADDGRSMGLVVDEIIDIVEERLNIEVGGTGSGILGSAVIKGQATEVIDVGHFLPMAFADWFTRKEMKPSMASQSVLLVDDSAFFRNMLAPVLKAAGYRVRTAAGAQEALATLRAGQSFDVVLTDIEMPDMNGFEFAEALRTDHNLAAMPIIGLSALVSPAAIERGRQAGFHDYVAKFDRPGLIAALKEQTATAAGAAELSRAAA; encoded by the coding sequence ATGGATGATCTGTTGCGGGAGTTTTTGACGGAGACCAGCGAGAGCCTGGACACCGTCGACAATCAATTGGTGAAGTTCGAGCAGGAGCCGAACAACGCCAAGATCCTGGATAACATCTTCCGCCTGGTCCACACCATCAAGGGGACGTGCGGATTTTTGGGACTGCCGCGGCTGGAAGCGCTGGCGCATGCCGGCGAGACCCTGATGGGCAAGTTCCGCGACGGCATGCCGGTGACGGGCCAAGCGGTGACGGTGATCCTGTCCTCGATCGACCGCATCAAGGAGATTTTGGCCGGGCTCGAGGCCACCGAGGCCGAGCCCGAGGGCAATGACCGCGACCTGATCGAGAAGCTGGAGGCGATGGTCGCGCAGGGCATGGCGGCGATGGCGGCGGGGAGTGCGCCCGTCACTGAGGCGCCGCCGCTGGCGCCGGACGCCCCGGCCGCCGCCGCGCCGGCGATGACCACCGGCGCGCTGGTCGCGCAGACGCTGGAGCGTCCGCTGCGCCCGGGCGAGGTGTCGCTGGACGAGCTCGAGCGCGCCTTCCGCGAGACCGCGATCGAAGTGCCGATGCCGGTCGCCAAGGCCGACGTCAAGGCCGACGTCAAGGCCGACGTTAAGGCCGACGTTAAGGCCGAGCCGGCGCCGGCCAACGCGACCGCCAAGGAGGTTGCCAAACCCGCCGCCAAGGCCGCGCCCAAGAGGTCGATGGCCGACGAGACCGCCGCCGAGGGCGACCGCGTCGCCAACCAGTCGATCCGCGTCAACGTGGACACGCTGGAGCATTTGATGACCATGGTCTCCGAGCTGGTGCTGACCCGCAACCAGCTCCTGGAGATCTCCCGCCGCAACGAGGACACCGAGTTCAAGGTGCCGTTGCAGCGGCTGTCCAACGTCACCGCCGAGCTGCAGGAGGGCGTCATGAAGACGCGGATGCAGCCGATCGGCAATGCCTGGCAGAAGCTGCCGCGCATCGTGCGCGATCTGTCGAGCGAGCTCGGCAAGCAGATCGAGCTCGAGATGCACGGCGCCGACACCGAGCTCGACCGCCAGGTGCTCGACCTGATCAAGGATCCGCTCACCCACATGGTGCGCAACTCCGCCGATCATGGCCTGGAGACCCCGGCCGAGCGCCTCGCGGCCGGCAAGGGCGAGCAGGGCACCATCCGCCTGTCGGCCTATCACGAGGGCGGCCACATCATCATCTGCATCGCCGACAACGGCAGAGGCCTCAACACCGAGAAGATCAAGGCCAAGGCGCTCGCTAGCGGTCTCGTCACCGAGGCCGAGCTCGAGAAGATGAGCGAAGCCCAGATCCACAAGTTCATCTTCGCGCCGGGCTTCTCCACCGCGGCCGCCATCACCTCGGTGTCGGGGCGCGGCGTCGGCATGGACGTGGTGCGCACCAATATCGACCAGATCGGCGGCACCATCGACATCAAGTCGGTCGCCGGCGAGGGCTCCTCGGTCACCATCAAGATCCCGCTGACCCTGGCGATCGTCTCGGCGCTGATCGTCGAGGCCGCCGGCGACCGCTTCGCCATCCCGCAACTGTCCGTGGTCGAGCTGGTGCGGGCCCGCGCCAACTCCGAGCACCGCATCGAGCGCATCAAGGACACCGCGGTCTTGCGCCTGCGCAACAAGCTGCTGCCGCTGATCCACCTCAAGAAGCTCCTGAAGATCGACGACGGCGCCGCTAGCGATCCCGAGAACGGCTTCATCGTGGTGACCCAGGTCGGCAGCCAGACCTTCGGCATCGTCGTCGACGGCGTGTTCCACACCGAGGAGATCGTGGTCAAGCCGATGTCGACCAAGCTGCGCCACATCGACATGTTCTCCGGCAACACCATTCTGGGCGATGGCGCCGTCATCATGATCATCGACCCCAACGGCATCGCCAAGGCGCTCGGCGCCGCCGGCGCCTCGGCCCACGACATGGCCGATGACGCCGCCGCCCATCACATCGGCACTGGCGAGCAGACCACCTCGCTGCTGGTGTTCCGCGCCGGCACCAGCCAGCCCAAGGCGGTGCCGCTCGGCCTCGTCACCCGCCTCGAGGAGCTGCCCGCCGACAAGATCGAGTTCAGTAACGGCCGCTACATGGTGCAGTACCGCGAGCAGCTCATGCCGCTGGTCGCGATGGAGGGCGTCAGCATCGCTTCGCAGGGCGCGCAGCCGATCCTGGTGTTCGCCGACGACGGCCGCTCGATGGGCCTCGTCGTCGACGAGATCATCGACATCGTCGAGGAACGGCTCAACATCGAGGTCGGCGGCACCGGCAGCGGCATTTTGGGCTCGGCCGTGATCAAGGGCCAGGCCACCGAGGTGATCGATGTCGGCCACTTCCTGCCGATGGCGTTCGCCGACTGGTTCACCCGCAAGGAGATGAAGCCGTCGATGGCCTCGCAGTCGGTGCTCTTGGTCGACGACTCAGCGTTCTTCCGCAACATGCTGGCCCCGGTGCTGAAAGCCGCCGGCTACCGGGTCCGCACCGCGGCCGGCGCGCAGGAGGCCCTCGCGACGCTGCGCGCGGGCCAGAGCTTCGACGTGGTGCTGACCGACATCGAGATGCCCGACATGAACGGGTTCGAGTTCGCCGAGGCGCTGCGCACCGACCACAATCTCGCCGCGATGCCGATCATCGGCCTGTCGGCGCTGGTCTCGCCGGCGGCGATCGAGCGCGGCCGCCAGGCCGGCTTCCACGACTATGTCGCCAAGTTCGACCGCCCCGGCCTGATCGCGGCGCTGAAGGAACAGACCGCCACCGCCGCCGGCGCCGCCGAGCTGAGCCGGGCGGCGGCGTAA
- a CDS encoding chemotaxis protein CheW, with amino-acid sequence MSSKTQSSEGAMVEYVTAMIGGQLFGLPISRVQDVFMPERVTRVPLASREIAGVLNLRGRIVTVIDMRARLGLPKADDGKVPMAVGVDLRGESYGLLIDQIGEVLRLLEDSKEDNPVNLDPRMAKLAGGVHRLDGQLMVVLDVDRVLELAPDMMAA; translated from the coding sequence ATGAGCAGCAAGACCCAGTCCAGCGAAGGCGCCATGGTCGAGTACGTCACCGCGATGATCGGCGGCCAGCTCTTCGGCCTGCCGATCTCCCGCGTCCAGGACGTGTTCATGCCCGAACGCGTCACCCGCGTGCCGCTGGCCTCGCGCGAGATCGCCGGCGTGCTCAATCTGCGCGGCCGCATCGTCACCGTGATCGACATGCGCGCCCGGCTCGGGCTGCCCAAGGCCGACGACGGCAAGGTGCCGATGGCGGTCGGCGTCGACCTGCGCGGCGAATCCTATGGCCTCCTGATCGACCAGATCGGCGAGGTGCTGCGCCTGCTCGAGGACAGCAAAGAGGACAACCCCGTCAACCTCGACCCCCGCATGGCCAAGCTCGCCGGCGGCGTCCATCGCCTCGACGGACAGCTCATGGTCGTCCTCGACGTCGATCGCGTTCTCGAGCTGGCGCCGGACATGATGGCGGCCTGA
- a CDS encoding response regulator, which produces MRTCLVVDDSSVIRKVARRILEGLDFQILEAEDGEKALEACKRGLPDAVLLDWNMPVMDGYEFLGHLRRMPGGDQPKVVFCTTENDVAHIARALHAGANEYIMKPFDKDIVTAKFQEVGLI; this is translated from the coding sequence ATGCGAACGTGTCTCGTCGTTGATGATTCCAGCGTCATCCGCAAGGTTGCGCGCCGGATCCTGGAGGGCCTCGACTTCCAGATTCTCGAAGCCGAGGACGGTGAGAAGGCGCTCGAGGCCTGCAAGCGCGGGCTGCCGGACGCGGTGCTGCTCGACTGGAACATGCCGGTGATGGACGGCTACGAGTTCCTCGGCCATCTCAGGCGCATGCCCGGCGGCGACCAGCCCAAGGTGGTGTTCTGCACCACCGAGAACGATGTCGCGCACATCGCGCGCGCGCTGCACGCCGGTGCCAATGAGTACATCATGAAGCCGTTCGACAAGGACATCGTGACGGCGAAGTTCCAGGAAGTCGGCCTGATCTGA
- a CDS encoding chemotaxis response regulator protein-glutamate methylesterase, whose protein sequence is MSVAFAGNSTTSPSREAGPLRVMIVDDSVVIRGLISRWIGAEHDMEVAASLRTGLEAVNQIERIKPDVAVLDIEMPELDGLSALPKLLAKKRDLVIIMASTLTRRNAEISFKALSLGAADYIPKPESTREASAADTFHHDLIQKIRHLGARLRRKPAVASPPLAPAAHAPLVPARPAAPAPVVHAPSAPLATRPFSAQAPKVLMIGSSTGGPQALMTLVTELGPVIDRFPVLITQHMPPTFTTILAEHLARTSRRPAHEAVDGEPVKAGRIYLAPGGKHMRVVRNGTDVAIALDDGPAVNFCKPAVDPLFTSAIEIWHGSILAVILTGMGSDGMRGGKDIVAAGGSVIAQDEASSVVWGMPGAAANAGICAAILPLNQIGAKVNRLFAGDRS, encoded by the coding sequence ATGAGTGTTGCGTTCGCCGGTAATTCGACCACGAGCCCATCGCGAGAAGCGGGGCCGCTGCGGGTGATGATCGTCGACGACTCCGTCGTCATTCGCGGTCTGATCTCGCGCTGGATCGGTGCCGAGCACGACATGGAAGTCGCGGCCTCATTGCGTACCGGACTTGAGGCAGTCAACCAGATCGAACGCATCAAACCCGACGTCGCCGTGCTCGACATCGAAATGCCGGAGCTCGACGGCCTCTCGGCGCTGCCGAAGTTGCTCGCCAAGAAGCGCGACCTCGTCATCATCATGGCCTCGACGCTGACCCGCCGCAACGCGGAGATCAGCTTCAAGGCGCTGTCCCTGGGTGCGGCCGACTACATTCCGAAGCCGGAATCGACGCGCGAAGCCTCGGCCGCCGATACTTTCCACCACGACCTGATCCAGAAGATCCGCCATCTCGGCGCGCGGCTCCGCAGGAAGCCCGCGGTTGCGAGCCCGCCGCTGGCACCCGCGGCCCATGCCCCGCTGGTGCCAGCGCGGCCTGCCGCGCCGGCGCCTGTCGTGCATGCCCCATCAGCCCCGCTGGCGACACGCCCGTTCTCGGCCCAGGCGCCGAAGGTGCTCATGATCGGCTCTTCGACCGGCGGCCCGCAGGCACTGATGACACTGGTGACCGAGCTCGGTCCGGTGATCGACCGCTTCCCGGTGCTGATCACCCAGCACATGCCGCCGACCTTCACCACCATTCTCGCCGAGCACCTGGCGCGCACGAGCCGCCGGCCCGCGCATGAAGCGGTCGACGGCGAGCCGGTGAAAGCGGGGCGGATCTATCTCGCGCCCGGCGGCAAGCACATGCGCGTCGTGCGCAACGGCACGGATGTCGCGATCGCGCTCGACGACGGCCCCGCCGTCAATTTCTGCAAGCCTGCGGTCGATCCGCTCTTCACCTCGGCGATCGAGATCTGGCACGGCAGCATCCTCGCCGTGATCCTGACCGGCATGGGCTCGGACGGCATGCGCGGCGGCAAAGACATCGTCGCCGCCGGCGGCAGCGTGATCGCGCAGGACGAAGCCTCGAGCGTGGTGTGGGGCATGCCGGGCGCAGCCGCCAATGCCGGCATCTGCGCGGCGATCCTGCCGCTCAACCAGATCGGTGCGAAGGTCAATCGCCTGTTTGCGGGAGACCGCTCGTGA
- a CDS encoding protein-glutamate O-methyltransferase CheR, with amino-acid sequence MTPTDYEYLRKFLKERSGLDLSADKQYLVESRLLPLARRASLSGIPDLVLKIRGGDGRLATDVVEAMTTNETFFFRDKVPFDHLRDTILPSLIQARAACKSLRIWSAASSTGQEPYSIAMCLKEMGAAFAGWRIEIVATDLSQEVLEKSKAGVYSQFEVQRGLPIQLLVKYFTQSGDIWQLNADVRSMVQFRQLNLLQDFSHLGAFDVIFCRNVLIYFDQDTKAVIFERMARSLEADGTLLLGAAESVVGITDAFRSVTERRGLYQLNPARSGRPMGGLMPQPLKIAAAR; translated from the coding sequence GTGACTCCCACCGACTATGAGTACCTGCGCAAGTTCCTGAAAGAGCGATCCGGCCTCGATCTCTCCGCCGACAAGCAATATCTGGTCGAGAGCCGGCTGCTGCCGCTCGCCCGCAGGGCGAGCCTGTCCGGCATTCCCGACCTCGTGCTGAAGATCAGGGGCGGCGACGGCCGGCTTGCCACCGATGTGGTCGAGGCCATGACCACCAACGAGACTTTTTTCTTTCGCGACAAGGTGCCGTTCGATCATCTGCGCGACACCATTCTGCCCAGCCTGATCCAGGCGCGCGCGGCGTGCAAATCGCTGCGCATCTGGTCGGCGGCGTCGTCGACTGGGCAGGAGCCCTATTCGATCGCGATGTGCCTGAAGGAGATGGGCGCGGCGTTCGCCGGCTGGCGTATCGAGATCGTCGCCACCGATCTGTCGCAGGAGGTGCTGGAGAAATCCAAGGCCGGCGTCTATAGCCAGTTCGAGGTGCAGCGCGGCCTGCCGATCCAGCTTCTGGTGAAGTATTTCACGCAGTCCGGCGATATCTGGCAGCTCAATGCCGACGTCCGTTCCATGGTCCAGTTCCGTCAGCTCAATCTGCTGCAGGACTTTTCCCATCTCGGCGCGTTCGACGTGATCTTCTGCCGCAACGTGCTGATCTATTTCGATCAGGACACCAAGGCGGTGATCTTCGAGCGCATGGCCAGGAGCCTTGAGGCCGACGGCACGCTGCTGCTCGGTGCCGCCGAATCGGTCGTCGGCATCACCGATGCCTTCCGTTCCGTTACCGAGCGCCGCGGCCTCTACCAGCTCAACCCGGCGCGCTCCGGTCGCCCGATGGGTGGATTGATGCCGCAGCCGCTGAAGATCGCCGCAGCGAGGTGA